In the genome of Physeter macrocephalus isolate SW-GA chromosome 20, ASM283717v5, whole genome shotgun sequence, one region contains:
- the RGS10 gene encoding regulator of G-protein signaling 10 isoform X1, with the protein MFNRAVSRLSRKRPPSDIHDSAGSSSSSHQNPKSTDKWAASLENLLEDPEGVKRFREFLKKEFSEENVLFWLACEDFKKTQDKKQMQEKAKEIYMTFLSSKASSQVNVEGQSRLNETILEEPHPLMFQKLQDQIFNLMKYDSYSRFLKSDLFLKHKRTEEEDEDPPDAQTAAKRASRIYNT; encoded by the exons ACATCCACGACAGTGCTGGGAGTTCCAGCAGCAGCCACCAGAATCCCAAGAGCACAGACAAATGGGCAGCTTCTCTGGAGAATCTGCTTGAAGACCCGGAAGGCGTGAAAAGATTTAGG gaatttttgaaaaaggaattcagtgaagaaaatgttttattttggctAGCATGTGAAGATTTTAAGAAAACACAAGATAAAAAGCAG ATGCAGGAAAAGGCAAAGGAGATCTACATGACCTTTCTGTCCAGCAAGGCCTCTTCACAAGTCAACGTCGAGGGCCAGTCCCGGCTCAATGAGACGATACTGGAGGAACCGCACCCACTGATGTTCCAGAAGCTCCAGGACCAG ATCTTCAACCTTATGAAGTATGACAGCTACAGCCGCTTCTTAAAGTCTGACTTGTTCTTAAAACACAAGCGAACTGAGGAAGAGGACGAAGATCCACCCGATGCCCAGACTGCAGCTAAAAGAGCTTCGAGAATTTATAATACATGA